From the genome of Mucilaginibacter paludis DSM 18603:
ATTTTTTGCTTAAACTCAATTGGCTCCTTAAACAAATCAGCCTCAGGGTTTTGATTTTCAATAGCTGTATATCTGTCCAAAAGTTCAAAAACATCATAGAAATCCAGCTTTAACGGTTTGATGTTTGATTTTACAAAGTTGATAGGATTGTTAATTTCATGTGCTATGCCGGCAGTTAGCTGGCCCAGTGAAGCCATTTTTTCTGTTTCTACCAATTGCGATTGGGCGGCCTTTAAATTGCTTACCAAGCTCATTAAGCTTTTGTTACTTTCCAGCAGTTCTTTGGTACGCTCCAAAACTTTATTTTCAAGTTGAATGTTCTGCTCGGTAATTAATTTTTCGTTTTCCTTTGCAATTTTAAGTGCCAAAAATTGCGCCTGGTTATTTTGATGCCGGTAAAAGTTTATTTTATCGGCCAGCGCTACCGAGAACAATACCAGCTCGAGTACCACGCCAAACAAAAATAAATTCGAGGTAAAATCATTATAGGGGATAAAATCTTTATTACGTGCTATTGATGCAATAACTGATACCAGGAATAAGCTCCAGGCCAGCATAAAAAATTTGGCGTGTGTAACGCCGTTTGTATAGAGCCACAAGCCCATTACCAGTAACGACGAACTCACTATAATTGCGTTTAAACTGATAATATCGTAGCCTATGTTGGAGTAGCCAAGTAAAAAAAACAAGAAAGGGAGCAGCGATGTGATATACAGCAGCCTGTAATACTTGTAAATTTGTGCATACTGGCTTTTAAGTTGTAAAAACTCATTGATAAACAAAATGATTGACACCCATAAAAGTATCCGGGTAGCAGGCAGTATGTAATTGTTCATCAGCATCAGGCTAACGCTATCCGCGCCGTAGCCATGTACAATACCCTGAGAAACACCCAGAAAAAAAACATAGCATACGTAAAATAAATAGCTTTTATCTTTTACAATGAAAAACAAGAACGCATTATAGATCATCATAATAACCAGGATGCCGGCAAATATTCCGAAGGTGGTATTTTTAGAATTGAAACTTTCCCAGTACTCATCCTCACTATAAATCTTTATTGGCACTACGTTGGGGTAATTGCTTTGTATTCTGATGTAAAATATTTTTACTGTATTTACATCGATAAGACAATTGATAAAGGTTTCCTTCGCTGTAAAATAACTAAGGTGGCTATCTGGTTTTTCGGGCTCAAAATGCAATATGTTGTTGTTACCTGTTGTGGTGTATACGTCAAATTTATCGATAACCGTTGAGCCAATAGTGGCCCTGACATTCGCTTCGTCAGTTTGGTTTTTGATGATTACTTTGAGCCAGATTACCGGATTTGAAATTTTTAGCGCCGGCAAAGCCGATTTAACTGCGA
Proteins encoded in this window:
- a CDS encoding sensor histidine kinase codes for the protein MKKIFVLILLFIDCYAALAKLPDTLVVHENESILITNNFFTQIEDPGSGLTIQDVLKRKDFIAVKSALPALKISNPVIWLKVIIKNQTDEANVRATIGSTVIDKFDVYTTTGNNNILHFEPEKPDSHLSYFTAKETFINCLIDVNTVKIFYIRIQSNYPNVVPIKIYSEDEYWESFNSKNTTFGIFAGILVIMMIYNAFLFFIVKDKSYLFYVCYVFFLGVSQGIVHGYGADSVSLMLMNNYILPATRILLWVSIILFINEFLQLKSQYAQIYKYYRLLYITSLLPFLFFLLGYSNIGYDIISLNAIIVSSSLLVMGLWLYTNGVTHAKFFMLAWSLFLVSVIASIARNKDFIPYNDFTSNLFLFGVVLELVLFSVALADKINFYRHQNNQAQFLALKIAKENEKLITEQNIQLENKVLERTKELLESNKSLMSLVSNLKAAQSQLVETEKMASLGQLTAGIAHEINNPINFVKSNIKPLKLDFYDVFELLDRYTAIENQNPEADLFKEPIEFKQKIDIGFIKKEITDLLNGIEEGASRTAEIVQSLRAFSRTDEVELKPADINKSILSSLVLLRNIIPYYIEITPVFDKLEPINCYPGKLNQVFINLIHNSIQAITEKKKHEKENILIVTKDYPENVSIEITDTGVGMTDVVKQKMFDPFFTTKGVGEGTGLGLSIVFGIIEKHKGAIDVKSKRGKGTTIVIMLPKTLT